A stretch of the Pan paniscus chromosome 2, NHGRI_mPanPan1-v2.0_pri, whole genome shotgun sequence genome encodes the following:
- the USP19 gene encoding ubiquitin carboxyl-terminal hydrolase 19 isoform X42, translating into MSGGASATGPRRGPPGLEDTTSKKKQKDRANQESKDGGPRKETGSRYVAQAGLELLASGDPSASASHAAGITGSHHHTRLFFPSSSGSASTPQEEQTKEELLLDWRQSAEEVIVKLRVGVGPLQLEDVDAAFTDTDCVVRFAGGQQWGGVFYAEIKSSCAKVQTGKGSLLHLTLPKKVPMLTWPSLLKPLGTQELVPGLQCQENGQELSPIALEPGPEPHRAKQEARNQKRAQGRGEVGSGAGPGAQAGPSAKRAVHLCRGPEGDGSRDDPGPQGDAPPFVADPATQVEADEQLCIPPLNSQTCLLGSEENLAPLAGEKAVPPGNDPVSPAMVRSRNPGKDDCAKEEMAVAADAATLVDEPESMVNLAFVKNDSYEKGPDSVVVHVYVKEICRDTSRVLFREQDFTLIFQTRDGNFLRLHPGCGPHATFRWQVKLRNLIEPEQCTFCFTASRIDICLRKRQSQRWGGLEAPAARGAVGGAKVAVPTGPTPLDSTPPGGAPHPLTGQEEARAVEKDKSKARSEDTGLDSVATRTPMEHVTPKPETHLASPKPTCMVPPMPHSPVSGDSVEEEEEEEKKVCLPGFTGLVNLGNTCFMNSVIQSLSNTRELRDFFHDRSFEAEINYNNPLGTGGRLAIGFAVLLRALWKGTHHAFQPSKLKAIVASKASQFTGYAQHDAQEFMAFLLDGLHEDLNRIQNKPYTETVDSDGRPDEVVAEEAWQRHKMRNDSFIVDLFQGQYKSKLVCPVCAKVSITFDPFLYLPVPLPQKQKVLPVFYFAREPHSKPIKFLVSVSKENSTASEVLDSLSQSVHVKPENLRLAEVIKNRFHRVFLPSHSLDTVSPSDMLLCFELLSSELAKERVVVLEVQQRPQVPSVPISKCAACQRKQQSEDEKLKRCTRCYRVGYCNQLCQKTHWPDHKGLCRPENIGYPFLVSVPASRLTYARLAQLLEGYARYSVSVFQPPFQPGRMALESQSPGCTTLLSTGSLEAGDSERDPIQPPELQLVTPMAEGDTGLPRVWAAPDRGPVPSTSGISSEMLASGPIEVGSLPAGERVSRPEAAVPGYQHPSEAMNAHTPLFFIYKIDSSNREQRLEDKGDTPLELGDDCSLALVWRNNERLQEFVLVASKELECAEDPGSAGEAARAGHFTLDQCLNLFTRPEVLAPEEAWYCPQCKQHREASKQLLLWRLPNVLIVQLKRFSFRSFIWRDKINDLVEFPVRNLDLSKFCIGQKEEQLPSYDLYAVINHYGGMIGGHYTACARLPNDRSSQRSDVGWRLFDDSTVTTVDESQVVTRYAYVLFYRRRNSPVERPPRAGHSEHHPDLGPAAEAAASQGLGPGQAPEVAPTRTAPERFAPPVDRPAPTYSNMEEVD; encoded by the exons ATGTCTGGCGGGGCCAGTGCCACAGGCCCAAGGAGAGGGCCCCCAGGACTGGAGGACACCACTAGTAAGAAGAAGCAGAAGGATCGAGCAAACCAGGAGAGCAAGGATGGAGGTCCTAGGAAAG agacagggtctcgatatgttgcccaggctggtcttgaacttctggcctcaggtgatccttctgcctcagcctcccatgcagctgggatcacaggctcacaccaccatacccggctgttCTTTCCTTCATCGTCAGGGTCAGCATCCACTCCTCAAGAGGAGCAGACCAAAGAGG AGTTGTTGCTCGATTGGAGGCAGAGTGCAGAAGAGGTGATTGTCAAGCTTCGTGTGGGAGTAGGTCCCCTGCAGCTGGAGGATGTAGATGCTGCTTTCACAGATACGGACTGTGTGGTGCGGTTTGCAG GTGGTCAGCAGTGGGGTGGTGTCTTCTATGCTGAGATAAAAAGCTCTTGTGCTAAAGTGCAAACCGGCAAGGGCAGTCTCCTGCACCTGACACTGCCCAAAAAGGTGCCTATGCTCACGTGGCCCTCCCTCCTG AAACCTCTAGGGACCCAGGAGCTGGTGCCGGGGCTGCAGTGCCAGGAGAATGGGCAGGAACTGTCTCCCATTGCCCTGGAGCCAGGCCCTGAGCCCCACCGGGCTAAGCAGGAGGCCCGGAACCAGAAGCGGGCCCAGGGCCGTGGTGAGGTAGGCTCAGGGGCTGGCCCCGGGGCCCAGGCAGGGCCCAGCGCCAAGAGGGCTGTGCATCTCTGCAGAGGGCCAGAGGGGGACGGGTCCAGGGATGACCCTGGACCCCAGGGTGATGCCCCACCCTTCGTGGCTGACCCAGCCACCCAG GTTGAGGCTGATGAACAGCTTTGCATACCACCGCTGAACTCCCAaacctgcctcctgggctcagaggaGAATTTAGCCCCTTTGGCAGGAGAGAAAGCAGTGCCTCCCGGGAATGACCCAGTCTCTCCAGCCATGGTCCGGAGCAGAAACCCTGGGAAAGATGACTGTGCCAAGGAGGAGATGGCAGTGGCAGCAGATGCTGCAACCTTGGTGGATG AGCCCGAGTCGATGGTGAACCTGGCGTTTGTCAAGAATGACTCGTATGAGAAGGGCCCGGATTCAGTGGTGGTGCACGTGTACGTGAAGGAGATCTGCAGGGACACCTCAAGAGTACTTTTCCGTGAGCAGGACTTCACGCTCATCTTCCAGACcag GGATGGAAACTTCCTGAGGCTGCACCCGGGCTGTGGGCCCCACGCCACCTTCCGTTGGCAGGTGAAGCTCAG GAATCTGATTGAGCCAGAGCAGTGCACCTTCTGTTTCACGGCTTCTCGCATCGACATCTGCCTTCGTAAGAGGCAGAGTCAGCGCTGGGGGGGCCTGGAGGCCCCAGCTGCACGAG GTGCAGTGGGTGGTGCAAAGGTTGCCGTGCCGACAGGTCCAACCCCTCTGGATTCAACCCCACCAGGAGGTGCTCCCCACCCGCTGACAGGCCAGGAGGAGGCCCGGGCTGTGGAGAAGGATAAATCCAAGGCACGATCTGAGGACACAGGGCTAGACAGTGTGGCAACCCGCACACCCATGGAGCATGTAACCCCAAAGCCAGAGACACACCTGGCCTCG CCCAAGCCTACATGCATGGTGCCTCCCATGCCCCACAGCCCAGTTAGTGGAGACAgcgtggaggaggaggaagaggaagagaagaaggtgtGTCTGCCAGGCTTCACTGGCCTCGTCAATTTAGGCAACACCTGCTTCATGAACAGCGTCATTCAGTCTCTGTCCAACACTCGGGAACTCCGGGACTTCTTCCATG ACCGCTCCTTTGAGGCTGAGATCAACTACAACAACCCACTAGGGACTGGTGGGCGTCTGGCCATTGGCTTTGCCGTGCTGCTTCGGGCGCTGTGGAAGGGCACCCACCATGCCTTCCAGCCTTCCAAGTTGAAG GCCATTGTGGCGAGTAAGGCCAGCCAGTTCACAGGCTATGCACAGCATGATGCCCAGGAGTTCATGGCTTTCCTGCTGGATGGGCTGCACGAGGACCTGAATCGCATTCAGAACAAGCCCTACACAGAGACCGTGGATTCAGATGGGCGGCCCGATGAG GTGGTAGCTGAGGAAGCATGGCAGCGGCACAAGATGAGGAATGACTCTTTCATCGTGGACTTATTTCAGGGGCAGTACAAGTCGAAGCTGGTGTGCCCTGTGTGTGCCAAG GTCTCCATCACTTTTGACCCGTTTCTTTATCTGCCGGTGCCCTTGCCACAAAAGCAAAAGGTTCTCCCTGTCTTTTATTTTGCCCGAGAGCCCCACAGCAAGCCCATCAAG TTCCTGGTGAGCGTCAGCAAGGAGAACTCCACTGCGAGCGAAGTATTGGACTCCCTCTCTCAGAGTGTTCATGTGAAGCCTGAGAACCTGCGTTTGGCGGAG GTAATTAAGAATCGTTTCCATCGTGTGTTCCTACCCTCCCACTCACTGGACACTGTGTCCCCATCTGATATGCTCCTCTGCTTTGAGCTGCTATCCTCAGAGTTGGCTAAGGAGCGGGTAGTGGTGCTAGAGGTGCAACAG CGCCCCCAGGTGCCCAGCGTCCCCATCTCCAAGTGTGCAGCCTGCCAGCGGAAGCAACAGTCGGAGGATGAAAAGCTGAAGCGCTGTACCCGGTGCTACCGTGTGGGCTACTGCAACCA GCTCTGCCAGAAAACCCACTGGCCTGACCACAAGGGCCTCTGCCGACCTGAGAACATTGGCTACCCCTTCCTGGTCAGTGTACCTGCCTCGCGCCTCACTTATGCCCGCCTCGCTCAGTTGCTAGAGGGCTATGCCCG GTACTCTGTGAGTGTATTCCAGCCACCCTTTCAGCCAGGCCGCATGGCCTTGGAGTCTCAGAGCCCTGGCTGCACCACACTGCTCTCCACTGGCTCCCTGGAGGCTGGGGACAGCGAGAGAGACCCCATTCAGCCACCTGAGCTCCAGCTGGTGACCCCTATGGCTGAGGGGGACACAGGGCTTCCCCGGGTGTGGGCAGCCCCTGACCGGGGTCCTGTGCCCAGCACCAGTGGAATTTCTTCTGAGATGCTGGCCAGTGGGCCCATTGAGGTTGGCTCCTTGCCTGCTGGCGAGAGGGTGTCCCGACCCGAAG CTGCTGTGCCTGGGTACCAGCATCCAAGTGAAGCTATGAATGCCCACACACCCCtgttcttcatctataaaattgatTCATCCAACCGAGAGCAGCGGCTAGAGGACAAAG GAGACACCCCACTGGAGCTGGGTGACGACTGTAGCCTGGCTCTCGTCTGGCGGAACAATGAGCGCTTGCAGGAGTTTGTGTTGGTAGCCTCCAAGGAGCTGGAATGTGCTGAGGATCCAGGCTCTGCCGGTGAGGCTGCCCGGGCCGGCCACTTCACCCTGGACCAGTGCCTCAACCTCTTCACACGGCCTGAGGTGCTGGCACCCGAGGAGGCCTG GTACTGCCCACAGTGCAAACAGCACCGTGAGGCCTCCAAGCAGCTGTTGCTATGGCGCCtgccaaatgttctcattgtgcaGCTCAAGCGCTTCTCCTTTCGTAGTTTTATCTGGCGTGACAAGATCAATGACTTGGTGGAGTTCCCTGTTAG GAACCTGGACCTGAGCAAGTTCTGCATTGGTCAGAAAGAGGAGCAGCTGCCCAGCTACGATCTATATGCTGTCATCAACCACTATGGAGGCATGATTGGTGGCCACTACACTGCCTGTGCACGCCTGCCCAATGATCGTAGCAGTCAGCGCAGTGACGTGG GCTGGCGCTTGTTTGATGACAGCACAGTGACAACGGTAGACGAGAGCCAGGTTGTGACGCGTTACGCCTATGTACTCTTCTACCGCCGGCGGAACTCTCCTGTGGAGAGGCCCCCCAGGGCAGGTCACTCTGAGCACCACCCAGACCTAGGCCCTGCAGCTGAGGCTGCTGCCAGCCAG GGATTAGGCCCTGGCCAGGCCCCCGAGGTGGCCCCCACGCGGACAGCCCCTGAACGCTTCGCCCCCCCTGTGGATCGGCCAGCCCCCACCTACAGCAACATGGAGGAGGTGGATTAG
- the USP19 gene encoding ubiquitin carboxyl-terminal hydrolase 19 isoform X14, with protein sequence MPAGPLTLCLWPASHLGEDWRPARATSWERWWRARGSEAEAGSQLDRGADLWLSVPCWRIWPQRVAKIAGPGRKRRSPDPDAVADPGALWLSTKRLKMSGGASATGPRRGPPGLEDTTSKKKQKDRANQESKDGGPRKETGSRYVAQAGLELLASGDPSASASHAAGITGSHHHTRLFFPSSSGSASTPQEEQTKEELLLDWRQSAEEVIVKLRVGVGPLQLEDVDAAFTDTDCVVRFAGGQQWGGVFYAEIKSSCAKVQTGKGSLLHLTLPKKVPMLTWPSLLKKPLGTQELVPGLQCQENGQELSPIALEPGPEPHRAKQEARNQKRAQGRGEVGSGAGPGAQAGPSAKRAVHLCRGPEGDGSRDDPGPQGDAPPFVADPATQVEADEQLCIPPLNSQTCLLGSEENLAPLAGEKAVPPGNDPVSPAMVRSRNPGKDDCAKEEMAVAADAATLVDGKEPESMVNLAFVKNDSYEKGPDSVVVHVYVKEICRDTSRVLFREQDFTLIFQTRDGNFLRLHPGCGPHATFRWQVKLRNLIEPEQCTFCFTASRIDICLRKRQSQRWGGLEAPAARVGGAKVAVPTGPTPLDSTPPGGAPHPLTGQEEARAVEKDKSKARSEDTGLDSVATRTPMEHVTPKPETHLASPKPTCMVPPMPHSPVSGDSVEEEEEEEKKVCLPGFTGLVNLGNTCFMNSVIQSLSNTRELRDFFHDRSFEAEINYNNPLGTGGRLAIGFAVLLRALWKGTHHAFQPSKLKAIVASKASQFTGYAQHDAQEFMAFLLDGLHEDLNRIQNKPYTETVDSDGRPDEVVAEEAWQRHKMRNDSFIVDLFQGQYKSKLVCPVCAKVSITFDPFLYLPVPLPQKQKVLPVFYFAREPHSKPIKFLVSVSKENSTASEVLDSLSQSVHVKPENLRLAEVIKNRFHRVFLPSHSLDTVSPSDMLLCFELLSSELAKERVVVLEVQQRPQVPSVPISKCAACQRKQQSEDEKLKRCTRCYRVGYCNQLCQKTHWPDHKGLCRPENIGYPFLVSVPASRLTYARLAQLLEGYARYSVSVFQPPFQPGRMALESQSPGCTTLLSTGSLEAGDSERDPIQPPELQLVTPMAEGDTGLPRVWAAPDRGPVPSTSGISSEMLASGPIEVGSLPAGERVSRPEAAVPGYQHPSEAMNAHTPLFFIYKIDSSNREQRLEDKGDTPLELGDDCSLALVWRNNERLQEFVLVASKELECAEDPGSAGEAARAGHFTLDQCLNLFTRPEVLAPEEAWYCPQCKQHREASKQLLLWRLPNVLIVQLKRFSFRSFIWRDKINDLVEFPVRNLDLSKFCIGQKEEQLPSYDLYAVINHYGGMIGGHYTACARLPNDRSSQRSDVGWRLFDDSTVTTVDESQVVTRYAYVLFYRRRNSPVERPPRAGHSEHHPDLGPAAEAAASQGLGPGQAPEVAPTRTAPERFAPPVDRPAPTYSNMEEVD encoded by the exons ATGCCGGCAGGGCCGTTAACGCTATGCCTGTGGCCAGCCTCCCACCTGGGAGAGGACTGGCGGCCAGCGAGGGCAACTTCGTGGGAGAGGTGGTGGCGGGCTCGGGGTTCAGAGGCTGAAGCTGGGTCGCAGCTCGACCGGGGCGCTGATCTGTG GCTGTCCGTTCCTTGCTGGAGAATTTGGCCACAAAGAGTTGCCAAGATAGCTGGGCCAGGAAGAAAGCGCCGCAGCCCTGACCCAGACGCTGTTGCCGACCCCGGGGCACTCTGGCTGTCGACCAAGCGGCTCAAGATGTCTGGCGGGGCCAGTGCCACAGGCCCAAGGAGAGGGCCCCCAGGACTGGAGGACACCACTAGTAAGAAGAAGCAGAAGGATCGAGCAAACCAGGAGAGCAAGGATGGAGGTCCTAGGAAAG agacagggtctcgatatgttgcccaggctggtcttgaacttctggcctcaggtgatccttctgcctcagcctcccatgcagctgggatcacaggctcacaccaccatacccggctgttCTTTCCTTCATCGTCAGGGTCAGCATCCACTCCTCAAGAGGAGCAGACCAAAGAGG AGTTGTTGCTCGATTGGAGGCAGAGTGCAGAAGAGGTGATTGTCAAGCTTCGTGTGGGAGTAGGTCCCCTGCAGCTGGAGGATGTAGATGCTGCTTTCACAGATACGGACTGTGTGGTGCGGTTTGCAG GTGGTCAGCAGTGGGGTGGTGTCTTCTATGCTGAGATAAAAAGCTCTTGTGCTAAAGTGCAAACCGGCAAGGGCAGTCTCCTGCACCTGACACTGCCCAAAAAGGTGCCTATGCTCACGTGGCCCTCCCTCCTG AAGAAACCTCTAGGGACCCAGGAGCTGGTGCCGGGGCTGCAGTGCCAGGAGAATGGGCAGGAACTGTCTCCCATTGCCCTGGAGCCAGGCCCTGAGCCCCACCGGGCTAAGCAGGAGGCCCGGAACCAGAAGCGGGCCCAGGGCCGTGGTGAGGTAGGCTCAGGGGCTGGCCCCGGGGCCCAGGCAGGGCCCAGCGCCAAGAGGGCTGTGCATCTCTGCAGAGGGCCAGAGGGGGACGGGTCCAGGGATGACCCTGGACCCCAGGGTGATGCCCCACCCTTCGTGGCTGACCCAGCCACCCAG GTTGAGGCTGATGAACAGCTTTGCATACCACCGCTGAACTCCCAaacctgcctcctgggctcagaggaGAATTTAGCCCCTTTGGCAGGAGAGAAAGCAGTGCCTCCCGGGAATGACCCAGTCTCTCCAGCCATGGTCCGGAGCAGAAACCCTGGGAAAGATGACTGTGCCAAGGAGGAGATGGCAGTGGCAGCAGATGCTGCAACCTTGGTGGATGGTAAAG AGCCCGAGTCGATGGTGAACCTGGCGTTTGTCAAGAATGACTCGTATGAGAAGGGCCCGGATTCAGTGGTGGTGCACGTGTACGTGAAGGAGATCTGCAGGGACACCTCAAGAGTACTTTTCCGTGAGCAGGACTTCACGCTCATCTTCCAGACcag GGATGGAAACTTCCTGAGGCTGCACCCGGGCTGTGGGCCCCACGCCACCTTCCGTTGGCAGGTGAAGCTCAG GAATCTGATTGAGCCAGAGCAGTGCACCTTCTGTTTCACGGCTTCTCGCATCGACATCTGCCTTCGTAAGAGGCAGAGTCAGCGCTGGGGGGGCCTGGAGGCCCCAGCTGCACGAG TGGGTGGTGCAAAGGTTGCCGTGCCGACAGGTCCAACCCCTCTGGATTCAACCCCACCAGGAGGTGCTCCCCACCCGCTGACAGGCCAGGAGGAGGCCCGGGCTGTGGAGAAGGATAAATCCAAGGCACGATCTGAGGACACAGGGCTAGACAGTGTGGCAACCCGCACACCCATGGAGCATGTAACCCCAAAGCCAGAGACACACCTGGCCTCG CCCAAGCCTACATGCATGGTGCCTCCCATGCCCCACAGCCCAGTTAGTGGAGACAgcgtggaggaggaggaagaggaagagaagaaggtgtGTCTGCCAGGCTTCACTGGCCTCGTCAATTTAGGCAACACCTGCTTCATGAACAGCGTCATTCAGTCTCTGTCCAACACTCGGGAACTCCGGGACTTCTTCCATG ACCGCTCCTTTGAGGCTGAGATCAACTACAACAACCCACTAGGGACTGGTGGGCGTCTGGCCATTGGCTTTGCCGTGCTGCTTCGGGCGCTGTGGAAGGGCACCCACCATGCCTTCCAGCCTTCCAAGTTGAAG GCCATTGTGGCGAGTAAGGCCAGCCAGTTCACAGGCTATGCACAGCATGATGCCCAGGAGTTCATGGCTTTCCTGCTGGATGGGCTGCACGAGGACCTGAATCGCATTCAGAACAAGCCCTACACAGAGACCGTGGATTCAGATGGGCGGCCCGATGAG GTGGTAGCTGAGGAAGCATGGCAGCGGCACAAGATGAGGAATGACTCTTTCATCGTGGACTTATTTCAGGGGCAGTACAAGTCGAAGCTGGTGTGCCCTGTGTGTGCCAAG GTCTCCATCACTTTTGACCCGTTTCTTTATCTGCCGGTGCCCTTGCCACAAAAGCAAAAGGTTCTCCCTGTCTTTTATTTTGCCCGAGAGCCCCACAGCAAGCCCATCAAG TTCCTGGTGAGCGTCAGCAAGGAGAACTCCACTGCGAGCGAAGTATTGGACTCCCTCTCTCAGAGTGTTCATGTGAAGCCTGAGAACCTGCGTTTGGCGGAG GTAATTAAGAATCGTTTCCATCGTGTGTTCCTACCCTCCCACTCACTGGACACTGTGTCCCCATCTGATATGCTCCTCTGCTTTGAGCTGCTATCCTCAGAGTTGGCTAAGGAGCGGGTAGTGGTGCTAGAGGTGCAACAG CGCCCCCAGGTGCCCAGCGTCCCCATCTCCAAGTGTGCAGCCTGCCAGCGGAAGCAACAGTCGGAGGATGAAAAGCTGAAGCGCTGTACCCGGTGCTACCGTGTGGGCTACTGCAACCA GCTCTGCCAGAAAACCCACTGGCCTGACCACAAGGGCCTCTGCCGACCTGAGAACATTGGCTACCCCTTCCTGGTCAGTGTACCTGCCTCGCGCCTCACTTATGCCCGCCTCGCTCAGTTGCTAGAGGGCTATGCCCG GTACTCTGTGAGTGTATTCCAGCCACCCTTTCAGCCAGGCCGCATGGCCTTGGAGTCTCAGAGCCCTGGCTGCACCACACTGCTCTCCACTGGCTCCCTGGAGGCTGGGGACAGCGAGAGAGACCCCATTCAGCCACCTGAGCTCCAGCTGGTGACCCCTATGGCTGAGGGGGACACAGGGCTTCCCCGGGTGTGGGCAGCCCCTGACCGGGGTCCTGTGCCCAGCACCAGTGGAATTTCTTCTGAGATGCTGGCCAGTGGGCCCATTGAGGTTGGCTCCTTGCCTGCTGGCGAGAGGGTGTCCCGACCCGAAG CTGCTGTGCCTGGGTACCAGCATCCAAGTGAAGCTATGAATGCCCACACACCCCtgttcttcatctataaaattgatTCATCCAACCGAGAGCAGCGGCTAGAGGACAAAG GAGACACCCCACTGGAGCTGGGTGACGACTGTAGCCTGGCTCTCGTCTGGCGGAACAATGAGCGCTTGCAGGAGTTTGTGTTGGTAGCCTCCAAGGAGCTGGAATGTGCTGAGGATCCAGGCTCTGCCGGTGAGGCTGCCCGGGCCGGCCACTTCACCCTGGACCAGTGCCTCAACCTCTTCACACGGCCTGAGGTGCTGGCACCCGAGGAGGCCTG GTACTGCCCACAGTGCAAACAGCACCGTGAGGCCTCCAAGCAGCTGTTGCTATGGCGCCtgccaaatgttctcattgtgcaGCTCAAGCGCTTCTCCTTTCGTAGTTTTATCTGGCGTGACAAGATCAATGACTTGGTGGAGTTCCCTGTTAG GAACCTGGACCTGAGCAAGTTCTGCATTGGTCAGAAAGAGGAGCAGCTGCCCAGCTACGATCTATATGCTGTCATCAACCACTATGGAGGCATGATTGGTGGCCACTACACTGCCTGTGCACGCCTGCCCAATGATCGTAGCAGTCAGCGCAGTGACGTGG GCTGGCGCTTGTTTGATGACAGCACAGTGACAACGGTAGACGAGAGCCAGGTTGTGACGCGTTACGCCTATGTACTCTTCTACCGCCGGCGGAACTCTCCTGTGGAGAGGCCCCCCAGGGCAGGTCACTCTGAGCACCACCCAGACCTAGGCCCTGCAGCTGAGGCTGCTGCCAGCCAG GGATTAGGCCCTGGCCAGGCCCCCGAGGTGGCCCCCACGCGGACAGCCCCTGAACGCTTCGCCCCCCCTGTGGATCGGCCAGCCCCCACCTACAGCAACATGGAGGAGGTGGATTAG